A single Verrucomicrobiia bacterium DNA region contains:
- a CDS encoding inorganic diphosphatase, with product MVRKTTKSKGATSKKSAPIHGTALQPSWYNPFHILSPGDRLPEDLNAFIECPMRSKIKYELDKRNGILHISRTLHSAVHYPSNYGFIPQTYCRDHDPLDVLVLSQEPVIPGCVMKARPIGMLPMNDSGAEDIKIIAVHTNDPIYSSYADISQLPPHTLREIRHFFEIYKELEKAGQVVVEDFRGRIDAHTVIRESVSAYKRFRPQLLNCEYPDY from the coding sequence ATGGTTCGCAAAACTACAAAATCCAAAGGCGCCACATCGAAGAAATCCGCGCCAATCCACGGCACGGCGCTGCAGCCGTCATGGTACAACCCCTTTCACATCTTGTCCCCAGGCGACAGATTACCGGAAGACCTCAACGCGTTCATCGAATGCCCGATGCGCAGCAAGATCAAGTACGAACTCGACAAGCGCAACGGCATCCTCCACATCAGCCGCACGCTGCACAGCGCGGTCCACTACCCGAGCAATTACGGCTTCATTCCCCAGACCTACTGCCGCGATCACGACCCGTTGGATGTTCTTGTGCTGTCGCAGGAACCGGTCATTCCCGGCTGCGTGATGAAGGCCCGCCCGATCGGCATGTTGCCCATGAACGACTCGGGGGCAGAGGACATCAAGATCATTGCCGTGCACACCAATGACCCGATTTACTCCAGCTATGCCGACATCTCGCAGTTGCCGCCGCACACGCTGCGCGAGATCCGCCATTTCTTCGAAATCTACAAGGAACTGGAAAAAGCGGGACAAGTGGTCGTCGAGGATTTTCGCGGACGCATCGACGCGCACACGGTCATCCGTGAATCGGTTTCGGCCTACAAACGTTTCCGTCCGCAACTCCTCAACTGCGAATATCCGGATTATTGA
- the sixA gene encoding phosphohistidine phosphatase SixA yields MKLYLLRHATAVDVASSDAERELTREGRDEAQVVGAALAGLGVRLSRILSSPMLRARQTAEITAKALQFPGDVEFLQELANNTTTPALLKSLKPLASDGELLLVGHMPALSEHLAALIGAESAQAFPLGKASVACIELEQLRVGTGQLRWLMRQKQLREIAAR; encoded by the coding sequence ATGAAGCTCTACTTGTTGCGTCATGCCACCGCCGTCGACGTCGCGTCGAGTGACGCGGAACGTGAACTGACACGCGAAGGACGGGACGAAGCGCAGGTCGTCGGCGCCGCTCTTGCGGGACTGGGTGTCAGACTTTCCCGCATCCTGAGCAGCCCCATGTTGCGCGCCCGCCAGACGGCGGAGATTACTGCAAAGGCGCTACAGTTCCCGGGTGACGTGGAGTTTCTGCAGGAACTCGCGAACAACACGACAACTCCTGCGTTGCTCAAATCCTTGAAACCCCTGGCCTCTGACGGCGAACTCCTGTTGGTCGGTCATATGCCGGCACTGTCCGAGCATTTGGCGGCGCTGATCGGCGCGGAAAGCGCGCAAGCCTTCCCACTGGGCAAGGCCAGCGTCGCCTGCATCGAGTTGGAGCAACTGCGTGTCGGCACGGGCCAACTTCGCTGGTTGATGCGCCAGAAACAATTGCGAGAGATCGCCGCCCGTTGA
- a CDS encoding aconitase family protein — protein MTLTEKIMARASGKKSVQPGDNVWVNVDVLMTHDVCGPGTIGVFKREFGADAKVWDKEKIVIIPDHYIFTADSKSNRNVDILRDFVREQGLKYFYDVIDDPDGHWAFDASKGQLKRQYGSNFAGVCHTALPAKGHTRPGEILLGTDSHTCMAGAFGEFATGIGNTDAGFVFGTGKLLLKVPETMRFWLEGKLQKGVMAKDVILECIGDIGFDGATYRAMQFQGPGAKALNMDDRMTIANMAIEAGGKNGIFEPDQTTFTYVDERTKANGTKAKYEALFCDSDDKQKFVYDKKFDLSKLEPTVACHPNPGIRKLARELSSVTLDRAYIGSCTGGKTSDFLAFAEIIKGHKVKIDTFGVPATPDVVRELQAMKMNASTVWQVLEEAGVQMTENASCAACLGGPTDTFGRLNKPMKCISATNRNFPGRMGHLESQVFLASPYTVAASALTGHITDPRELLS, from the coding sequence ATGACGCTTACAGAAAAGATCATGGCCCGCGCATCGGGCAAGAAATCAGTACAGCCCGGCGACAACGTCTGGGTGAACGTGGACGTTCTCATGACCCATGATGTGTGCGGGCCGGGAACCATCGGCGTATTCAAGCGCGAGTTCGGCGCCGATGCGAAGGTATGGGACAAAGAGAAGATCGTGATCATCCCCGACCACTACATTTTCACCGCGGATTCGAAATCGAACCGCAACGTGGACATCTTGCGCGACTTCGTGCGCGAGCAGGGCCTGAAATATTTCTATGACGTGATCGATGACCCCGACGGCCACTGGGCGTTCGACGCCAGTAAAGGCCAACTCAAACGCCAGTACGGCAGCAACTTTGCGGGCGTTTGCCACACGGCTTTGCCCGCCAAGGGTCATACGCGGCCAGGCGAGATTTTGCTCGGCACCGATTCGCACACCTGTATGGCGGGCGCTTTCGGCGAATTCGCCACCGGTATCGGCAATACCGACGCGGGTTTTGTTTTCGGCACGGGCAAGTTGCTTCTCAAAGTGCCGGAAACGATGCGCTTCTGGCTCGAAGGCAAATTGCAAAAGGGTGTTATGGCCAAGGACGTAATCCTCGAATGTATCGGTGACATTGGTTTCGATGGCGCAACCTATCGGGCCATGCAATTCCAGGGCCCCGGCGCAAAAGCCCTTAATATGGACGACCGCATGACCATCGCCAATATGGCCATCGAAGCGGGCGGCAAGAACGGCATTTTCGAGCCCGACCAAACAACATTTACATATGTAGACGAACGTACCAAGGCCAACGGCACGAAGGCAAAGTACGAAGCGTTGTTTTGCGATTCTGACGATAAGCAGAAATTCGTTTACGACAAGAAATTCGACCTCTCAAAACTCGAGCCGACCGTGGCGTGCCATCCGAATCCCGGCATCCGCAAACTCGCCAGGGAACTGAGCAGCGTCACACTCGACCGGGCCTATATCGGGTCATGCACTGGCGGCAAGACCAGCGACTTCCTCGCGTTCGCCGAGATCATCAAGGGCCACAAGGTCAAAATCGACACGTTCGGCGTGCCCGCGACGCCCGATGTTGTGCGCGAGTTGCAGGCAATGAAGATGAACGCCAGCACGGTGTGGCAGGTCCTTGAAGAAGCGGGTGTGCAAATGACCGAGAACGCCAGTTGCGCCGCCTGCCTCGGCGGGCCGACGGATACCTTTGGCCGGTTGAACAAACCGATGAAGTGCATCAGCGCGACCAACCGAAATTTCCCCGGCCGAATGGGCCATCTTGAGTCGCAGGTGTTCCTCGCATCGCCATACACCGTTGCCGCCAGTGCCCTCACCGGGCACATCACCGACCCGCGCGAACTCCTGAGCTAA
- a CDS encoding tyrosine-protein phosphatase, translated as MVVLAIVFPLLTATLCWPGWYDNYHVVIPGELYRSAQMSAPRLRGHIAEDGLRTVINLRPETNELWHTQEQQACKMAGIEFVDFPLAGDRSPSPQQTSALVTILQQARPPILIHCEHGADRTGFAVALYLSEIARLPEPQARAALSIRYGHLAFTRVGCFDDAFAQFRRDRHSPVLP; from the coding sequence ATGGTGGTACTGGCCATTGTGTTCCCTCTATTGACGGCAACGTTATGTTGGCCGGGCTGGTACGACAATTATCATGTGGTCATTCCCGGGGAACTCTACCGTTCGGCCCAGATGTCCGCCCCGCGATTGCGTGGGCATATCGCCGAGGACGGGCTTCGCACGGTAATCAACTTACGTCCTGAGACGAACGAATTGTGGCATACGCAGGAGCAGCAGGCCTGCAAGATGGCCGGGATTGAGTTTGTTGACTTCCCACTGGCAGGCGATCGGTCGCCATCACCCCAGCAAACCTCGGCTCTCGTGACAATTCTGCAACAGGCACGCCCCCCGATTCTCATTCACTGTGAACATGGTGCGGATCGGACGGGTTTTGCTGTGGCCCTTTATTTATCTGAAATCGCCCGCCTGCCGGAACCGCAGGCGCGCGCAGCTTTAAGCATACGCTATGGACATTTGGCGTTTACCCGCGTGGGATGTTTCGACGACGCCTTTGCGCAGTTCCGTCGGGATCGGCACTCGCCAGTTTTGCCATAG
- a CDS encoding biotin/lipoate A/B protein ligase family protein, which yields MAEIWDFLHSPAAAAAFNMGLDEALLRTAAKRGRPLVRVYSWEKPAITFGYFQKFPANLANGHEVVRRPTGGGVVYHVKDTTYTVVVSPGHSLHAMKTMDAYCALHKAIAAAFETQPRLHKAELYSPQGQYECFQKPVRGDVVTDGRKLAGGAQRRTKSGMLHQGSIDAKLSAEHLKRGFREALGVDFEDYEVTDAERAIAEKLVVEKYATDAWNRYLR from the coding sequence ATGGCTGAGATTTGGGATTTCCTGCATTCGCCGGCCGCCGCGGCAGCCTTCAATATGGGGCTGGATGAAGCGCTGCTGCGCACGGCGGCGAAACGTGGGCGTCCGTTGGTGCGGGTTTATTCGTGGGAGAAGCCGGCGATTACGTTTGGCTACTTTCAGAAGTTTCCCGCGAATCTTGCGAATGGGCATGAAGTGGTGAGACGGCCCACGGGCGGCGGCGTGGTGTATCACGTGAAGGACACGACTTACACAGTCGTCGTGTCGCCCGGGCATTCATTGCACGCCATGAAAACCATGGACGCCTATTGCGCGTTGCATAAAGCCATCGCCGCCGCGTTCGAAACACAACCGCGTCTCCACAAGGCGGAACTTTATTCACCGCAGGGTCAGTATGAGTGTTTCCAGAAGCCAGTGCGAGGCGATGTGGTAACTGACGGTCGCAAACTGGCCGGCGGCGCCCAGCGGCGCACGAAGTCCGGCATGCTGCACCAGGGATCCATTGATGCGAAACTTTCCGCCGAGCACCTTAAGCGGGGATTCCGAGAAGCGCTGGGCGTCGATTTCGAGGACTACGAGGTCACAGACGCCGAGCGGGCGATTGCGGAGAAACTGGTCGTCGAGAAGTATGCGACCGATGCCTGGAACCGGTACCTACGTTAA
- a CDS encoding DNA recombination protein RmuC encodes MESVVIVIGLLTLVAVAALIAVVLRERNKPQQPDQSLLLLQQQVSAFQERLDKFGQTVSENLQQSSAQMNSRLDNAAKVVGDLREKVGQIHEVGKAAAELVNILRAPKLRGGMGELFLGDLLAQILPPEHFKLQHRFRSGEAVDAVIQIGNKFVPVDSKFPLENFRRIMDSQSDSERVAARKQFLRDVKKHVDAISTKYIMPDEGTYNFALMYVPAENVYYETIIKEESSASGEERPLFSYALEKRVVPVSPNSFYAYLQTILLGLRGMQVEERAQEILNTLARLRGDFERVQESFRVLGKHLTNAQGSYSEGEKALAKFDAKLGQIEQPVLPPNEQPKLT; translated from the coding sequence GTGGAATCCGTAGTCATTGTCATTGGCCTGCTCACGCTCGTCGCGGTCGCGGCGCTCATCGCCGTGGTGCTGCGCGAGCGCAACAAGCCGCAGCAGCCCGACCAGTCGCTGCTGCTTCTCCAGCAGCAGGTCAGCGCTTTCCAGGAGCGTCTCGATAAATTTGGGCAGACCGTCTCGGAGAATCTGCAGCAATCCAGTGCGCAAATGAACAGTCGCTTGGACAACGCCGCGAAGGTTGTCGGCGATCTCCGCGAAAAAGTGGGGCAGATCCACGAGGTCGGCAAGGCCGCGGCCGAACTGGTGAATATTCTCCGCGCGCCGAAGCTGCGCGGTGGGATGGGTGAATTGTTCCTCGGCGACCTGCTCGCGCAGATCCTGCCGCCCGAGCATTTCAAATTACAGCATCGCTTCCGCAGCGGCGAGGCGGTGGACGCCGTCATCCAGATCGGCAATAAGTTCGTGCCGGTCGATTCGAAGTTCCCGCTCGAAAACTTCCGCCGCATCATGGACTCGCAAAGCGACTCCGAACGCGTCGCGGCCCGCAAACAATTCCTGCGCGATGTGAAAAAGCACGTCGATGCCATCTCAACGAAATACATCATGCCCGACGAAGGCACTTACAACTTCGCGCTGATGTATGTTCCCGCGGAAAATGTCTACTACGAGACCATCATCAAGGAAGAGTCGAGCGCCTCGGGTGAAGAACGACCGCTGTTCAGCTACGCCCTGGAGAAGCGCGTCGTGCCCGTTTCCCCAAATAGCTTCTACGCGTACCTGCAGACGATCCTGCTCGGCCTGCGCGGAATGCAGGTCGAAGAGCGCGCCCAGGAAATCCTCAACACCCTCGCCCGCCTGCGCGGCGACTTTGAGCGCGTCCAGGAAAGTTTCCGCGTCCTCGGCAAACACCTCACCAACGCGCAGGGTAGTTATTCCGAGGGCGAAAAAGCCCTCGCTAAATTCGACGCCAAACTCGGCCAGATCGAGCAGCCCGTCCTTCCACCAAACGAGCAGCCGAAATTAACGTAG
- the kdpA gene encoding potassium-transporting ATPase subunit KdpA, with the protein MNAHEIIQIILFFGIGIALTPPLGRFMAKVFKGEGTFLHPVLQPVENLVYRLTGVDPGQEMSWPRYLWAVVIMTCVGFVSLMAILMTQAWLPLNPMKIANCSWHLAFNTAWSFVCNADWQSYMGESTMSYFSQTIGLSVHQFLSGAAGLAVLVAVGRALKRHTTRTIGNFWVDLTRALLYIVIPLSVVWSIPLIWQGCPQTWKAYPDAKLTEPYTTQVPKTDDKGNTVKDDKGNPVMVDQKVETQSLPIGPVASFESCKQLFTNGGGYYGVNSAHPYENPTPLANFLEMLAIIVVPMAQVYMFGLLIGNLKHAWCLFAVMLGLYLLSFGVAWWAETRPNPVVSNIQPLMEGKEQRFGVMNSVLWGISCTAIDNGSVNSMHDSWMPLAGMMPMWNILIGEIIFGGIGCGMYCMLFHVLITVFIAGLMIGRTPEYLGKKLDAWVATWAVIGVLLPNAACLIPTAISCVIPAGLSSLANNGPHGLSEILYAFGEAANNNGSAFAGLNANVPWYNVMLAVGIIIGRFAPIVAALAIVGRLASHKTVEASSGTLPTHGWTFGLTLTGVIVIVAALTFFPVLCLGPIIEHGLMLASRVF; encoded by the coding sequence ATGAACGCGCACGAGATTATTCAAATTATACTTTTCTTCGGGATTGGTATTGCCCTGACGCCGCCGCTGGGTCGATTCATGGCAAAGGTGTTCAAGGGAGAGGGGACGTTCCTGCACCCTGTTCTCCAGCCGGTTGAGAACCTGGTCTATCGGTTAACGGGGGTTGATCCGGGGCAGGAGATGTCGTGGCCCAGGTATTTGTGGGCGGTAGTGATCATGACCTGCGTGGGGTTCGTTTCGCTAATGGCGATTCTGATGACGCAGGCGTGGTTGCCGCTGAATCCGATGAAGATCGCCAACTGCTCCTGGCATTTGGCTTTCAATACGGCGTGGAGTTTCGTCTGCAATGCGGACTGGCAGTCGTACATGGGCGAGTCCACGATGAGCTATTTCTCGCAGACGATTGGGCTCTCCGTACACCAATTTCTGAGTGGCGCAGCCGGGCTTGCGGTCCTGGTCGCGGTGGGCCGTGCTTTGAAGCGGCATACGACCCGGACCATCGGCAATTTCTGGGTGGACCTGACCCGGGCGCTGCTCTACATCGTGATTCCGTTGTCCGTGGTCTGGTCGATTCCGTTGATCTGGCAGGGTTGCCCGCAAACATGGAAAGCTTATCCGGATGCCAAGCTGACGGAGCCGTACACCACGCAGGTGCCAAAGACCGATGACAAAGGGAACACGGTCAAGGATGACAAGGGCAATCCGGTGATGGTGGATCAAAAGGTGGAGACGCAGAGCCTTCCGATCGGCCCGGTCGCATCCTTTGAATCCTGCAAACAGCTTTTCACCAATGGCGGCGGTTATTACGGCGTGAACAGCGCTCATCCGTATGAGAATCCGACACCGCTGGCGAACTTTCTCGAAATGCTCGCGATCATCGTCGTGCCGATGGCGCAGGTTTACATGTTTGGACTATTGATCGGCAACCTGAAGCACGCCTGGTGTTTGTTTGCCGTGATGCTGGGCTTGTATTTGCTTTCCTTCGGCGTCGCGTGGTGGGCGGAGACGCGGCCGAATCCCGTGGTCAGCAACATCCAGCCGTTGATGGAAGGCAAGGAGCAGCGGTTCGGCGTGATGAACAGCGTGCTCTGGGGCATCTCCTGCACGGCAATCGACAACGGCTCGGTCAATTCGATGCACGACAGTTGGATGCCGCTGGCCGGGATGATGCCGATGTGGAACATCCTAATCGGGGAAATCATCTTCGGGGGCATCGGTTGCGGCATGTACTGCATGCTGTTCCACGTGTTGATCACTGTATTCATCGCCGGGCTGATGATTGGGCGCACACCGGAATATCTGGGCAAGAAACTGGACGCCTGGGTGGCGACGTGGGCGGTCATTGGCGTGTTGTTGCCGAATGCCGCCTGCTTGATTCCCACGGCAATCTCCTGCGTCATCCCGGCGGGGTTGTCCAGTTTGGCCAATAACGGCCCGCATGGGTTGAGTGAAATCCTTTACGCATTCGGTGAAGCCGCCAACAATAACGGCAGCGCCTTTGCCGGATTGAACGCCAACGTGCCGTGGTACAACGTCATGCTTGCCGTCGGGATCATTATCGGCCGGTTCGCGCCGATTGTCGCCGCGCTGGCGATTGTCGGCCGTCTGGCCTCCCACAAAACGGTCGAGGCTTCTTCCGGCACGCTGCCCACGCACGGTTGGACATTTGGCCTCACGTTGACGGGGGTCATCGTCATCGTGGCCGCGTTGACATTTTTCCCGGTGCTGTGCCTCGGGCCGATTATCGAACACGGCCTGATGCTGGCCAGCCGCGTTTTCTAA
- the kdpB gene encoding potassium-transporting ATPase subunit KdpB, whose protein sequence is MSTKVEIKYSELVRQAVIDSFKKLSPRDEIKNLVMFVVWVGSIMTTGFLFLKGQCNLFNVQICLWLWFTCLFANFAEAMAEGRGKAHADALRKLRTKTMARKLVKGKETSVPSAELKIGDLFVCEAGDMIAADGEIVDGIATVDESAITGESAPVIRESGGDRSAVTGGTKVISDRIVVRVTAEEGSSFLDRMISMIEGARRQKTPNEIALNIVLISLTALFILVVVTLPPFARYNEAAAGQTGVVLTSIPVLLSLIVCLIPTTIGGLLSAIGIAGIDRLMRRNVLATSGRAVEAAGDVDVLLLDKTGTITLGNRMATEFIAAPGVNVEEVANAAQLASLADETPEGRSIVVLAKEKYNLRGREVAEPQAKFVAFTAQTRMSGLDLIDPDGKGVRVIRKGAAEAIRAHVEQKGGLYPKVVEQAVFDISTQGGTPLVVSDGARVLGVIRLKDVVKGGIKERFAQLRKMGVRTVMITGDNPQTAAAIAAEAGVDDFIAQAKPEDKLARIRKEQEGGKLIAMIGDGTNDAPALAQADVGVAMNTGTQAAREAGNMVDLDSNPTKLIEVVEIGKQLLMTRGALTTFSIANDVSKYFAILPAMFGLLYATQVGGHGPLDKLNIMYLHSPQSAILSAVIFNALIIVALIPLALRGVKYQPLGAAVILRRNMLIYGVGGIIIPFIFIKLIDVLLVAAHLAS, encoded by the coding sequence ATGAGCACAAAAGTTGAAATCAAATACTCCGAGTTGGTGCGGCAAGCGGTCATCGACTCCTTCAAGAAGCTAAGTCCGCGCGATGAGATCAAGAACCTCGTGATGTTCGTCGTGTGGGTCGGTTCGATCATGACCACGGGGTTCCTGTTCCTGAAGGGACAGTGCAACCTGTTTAACGTCCAGATTTGCCTCTGGCTGTGGTTCACCTGCCTGTTCGCCAACTTCGCCGAGGCAATGGCGGAAGGCCGGGGCAAGGCGCACGCCGACGCGCTTCGCAAGCTGCGCACCAAGACAATGGCCCGCAAGCTCGTCAAGGGCAAGGAAACGTCCGTACCCAGCGCCGAGTTGAAGATCGGCGACCTGTTTGTCTGCGAGGCGGGCGACATGATCGCGGCTGACGGCGAGATTGTGGACGGCATCGCGACAGTGGACGAGTCCGCCATCACCGGGGAGTCGGCGCCGGTTATTCGTGAAAGCGGCGGGGACCGCAGTGCCGTCACCGGCGGCACGAAGGTGATTAGCGACCGGATCGTCGTCCGCGTCACTGCCGAAGAGGGCAGTTCGTTCCTTGATCGGATGATCTCCATGATTGAAGGCGCGCGGCGCCAGAAGACACCGAACGAAATCGCGCTGAACATTGTACTGATCAGCCTCACTGCGTTGTTCATTCTTGTGGTTGTTACCTTGCCGCCATTCGCCCGGTACAACGAAGCGGCAGCCGGTCAAACCGGCGTGGTCTTGACGTCCATCCCCGTGCTCCTGTCGCTGATCGTTTGTCTGATCCCGACGACCATCGGCGGGTTATTGAGTGCCATCGGTATCGCGGGCATCGACCGATTAATGCGGCGCAACGTGCTGGCCACCAGCGGCCGCGCGGTCGAAGCGGCCGGCGACGTGGATGTGTTGTTGCTCGACAAGACGGGGACAATCACACTGGGCAACCGCATGGCGACGGAATTCATTGCCGCGCCGGGAGTCAACGTGGAGGAAGTCGCCAACGCCGCGCAACTCGCTTCCCTTGCCGATGAGACACCCGAAGGGCGGTCGATCGTCGTTTTGGCCAAGGAGAAATACAATTTGCGCGGTCGCGAAGTGGCGGAACCGCAGGCGAAATTTGTGGCGTTCACGGCACAGACCCGCATGAGTGGGTTGGATTTGATCGATCCCGATGGCAAGGGCGTGCGTGTGATTCGCAAAGGCGCAGCAGAAGCCATCCGGGCCCACGTCGAACAAAAAGGCGGGCTGTATCCCAAAGTCGTGGAGCAGGCGGTGTTTGATATTTCGACCCAGGGTGGCACGCCGCTGGTGGTGTCGGACGGCGCGCGTGTGCTTGGGGTCATCCGGTTGAAAGACGTGGTCAAGGGTGGGATCAAGGAGCGTTTTGCGCAACTGCGCAAGATGGGGGTGCGCACGGTGATGATTACGGGTGACAACCCGCAGACGGCCGCGGCCATCGCCGCCGAGGCCGGGGTGGACGATTTCATCGCCCAGGCCAAGCCCGAGGACAAACTGGCGCGCATTCGCAAGGAGCAGGAAGGCGGTAAACTCATTGCAATGATCGGCGACGGCACGAACGACGCACCGGCCCTGGCGCAGGCCGATGTTGGCGTGGCGATGAATACCGGGACACAGGCCGCCCGCGAAGCCGGTAACATGGTGGACCTCGACAGCAACCCGACCAAGCTCATCGAGGTCGTCGAGATCGGGAAGCAACTGCTGATGACGCGTGGCGCGCTGACGACGTTCAGCATCGCCAACGACGTGTCGAAATACTTCGCCATTCTGCCGGCGATGTTTGGGTTGTTGTACGCCACCCAGGTGGGAGGACACGGCCCGCTCGACAAGTTGAACATCATGTACCTGCATTCCCCGCAAAGCGCAATTCTCAGCGCGGTGATCTTCAATGCGTTGATTATCGTGGCGCTGATTCCACTGGCGTTGCGCGGCGTGAAATACCAGCCGCTGGGCGCGGCGGTAATCCTGCGCAGGAACATGCTGATCTACGGTGTGGGCGGGATCATTATTCCGTTCATCTTTATCAAACTGATCGATGTGCTGCTGGTCGCGGCGCACCTGGCGTCATAA
- the kdpC gene encoding potassium-transporting ATPase subunit KdpC: MKLFIQSILLTIVFTVLTGVLYPLVITGIAQLTFHNQANGSLIEHNGQVVGSELIAQQFTGDKYFWPRPSAGSYATVPSGASNLGPTSQALQSNVTANATAFRTGNKLAADAPVPADMVFTSASGLDPHISPEAARLQVTRVAATRGIGADRVKTLVEKFVEPPQWGIFGEARVNVLRLNLALDEMDTKKAEGNGAVKG, encoded by the coding sequence ATGAAACTTTTTATTCAGTCGATACTGCTCACAATCGTCTTCACGGTGTTGACCGGCGTGCTGTATCCACTTGTTATTACCGGCATCGCGCAGCTTACCTTTCACAATCAGGCCAACGGTAGCCTGATTGAGCATAATGGGCAGGTTGTCGGCTCCGAATTGATCGCGCAGCAGTTCACAGGTGACAAGTACTTTTGGCCGCGGCCTTCCGCAGGCAGTTATGCCACGGTGCCTTCGGGCGCCAGCAACCTCGGTCCGACCAGCCAGGCGCTGCAGTCCAATGTGACCGCCAACGCCACGGCGTTCCGCACCGGCAATAAGCTCGCGGCGGACGCGCCCGTCCCGGCGGACATGGTCTTTACTTCTGCCAGCGGGCTGGATCCGCATATCAGTCCCGAAGCAGCGCGACTACAGGTCACGCGCGTTGCCGCCACGCGCGGCATCGGCGCGGACCGGGTCAAGACGCTGGTGGAGAAATTCGTCGAACCGCCGCAGTGGGGGATTTTCGGCGAAGCCCGCGTGAACGTGCTGCGGCTGAACCTGGCCCTGGATGAAATGGACACCAAGAAGGCGGAAGGGAACGGGGCTGTGAAAGGATAG
- a CDS encoding universal stress protein, with the protein MEIPPFRKPEWCAINSTSSVLQLRRILVPIDFRDTTVSALCHAAAFARQYKATITLLHIVEPVGPELRRNISRDRLIEELSEVGESQIRKLVDVIWGEEIVTDVVVAGGKPYQQIVNEARETNADMIIMANHGAVGSWGFFRRGTTAKVIRHAPCPVLVVPALEHGFVMARVEKCPER; encoded by the coding sequence ATGGAAATCCCTCCGTTTCGAAAGCCCGAATGGTGCGCGATCAATTCGACTTCCTCCGTCCTGCAACTGCGGCGGATCCTGGTGCCGATTGATTTTCGGGACACGACCGTCTCGGCCCTGTGCCACGCGGCGGCGTTTGCCCGGCAGTACAAAGCGACGATTACCCTCCTGCACATCGTCGAACCGGTTGGCCCGGAGTTGAGACGCAACATCTCGCGTGACCGATTGATCGAAGAACTGAGCGAGGTTGGTGAAAGCCAAATCCGCAAACTGGTGGACGTAATTTGGGGAGAAGAGATTGTGACCGACGTTGTGGTGGCCGGCGGAAAGCCGTATCAACAAATCGTCAATGAAGCCAGGGAGACGAATGCCGACATGATTATCATGGCCAACCACGGCGCCGTTGGATCGTGGGGATTCTTCCGGCGCGGTACGACGGCGAAGGTGATTCGCCATGCGCCCTGTCCGGTGCTGGTGGTGCCGGCGTTGGAACATGGCTTCGTAATGGCTCGTGTTGAAAAGTGTCCGGAGCGGTAA